In a genomic window of Aeromonas veronii:
- a CDS encoding acyltransferase family protein: protein MRISSIECGRVLAILAVMTIHVSPFANPFNPTLWGSGSWLWLSGAINQLCRFAVPLFFLCAGYFLQPRLTREAPLTVAWRYCRPLLLLWLAWSLVYLLVPFNPLAAVQQGYLASLRGQWQFQLADPLNGWLVGGMIHLWFLPALIMAVTLLALCYRLGRPALALWLGLGLYLLALLGGSYAKPLLGAEWPLLTRNGPFFSLLFVALGALLRQRQWQPDASTGWQLLLAGVALYGCEAWALQHFAGVPLTRHDFLLGSLPWALGLFGLLLANPEWGKGSWLERQAPKVLGIYCLHMMLVVWLFMFGPQGASIQWEIAKVPLLLGSSLLAYHLLAALPFTRRLLRTH, encoded by the coding sequence ATGCGTATTTCCAGTATCGAGTGCGGGCGGGTGCTGGCCATTCTGGCCGTGATGACCATTCACGTCTCCCCCTTCGCCAATCCGTTCAATCCCACCCTGTGGGGAAGCGGATCCTGGCTCTGGCTGAGCGGCGCCATCAACCAGCTATGCCGCTTTGCCGTGCCGCTGTTTTTCCTCTGTGCCGGTTACTTTCTGCAGCCGAGACTGACTCGCGAGGCGCCGCTGACCGTAGCCTGGCGCTACTGCCGCCCCTTGCTGCTGCTCTGGCTGGCGTGGAGTCTGGTCTACCTGCTGGTGCCGTTCAATCCGCTGGCTGCCGTGCAGCAAGGCTATCTGGCCTCCCTGCGCGGGCAGTGGCAGTTCCAGCTCGCCGACCCCCTCAACGGCTGGCTGGTGGGCGGCATGATCCACCTCTGGTTCCTGCCAGCCCTGATCATGGCGGTGACCCTGCTGGCACTCTGCTACCGGCTTGGCAGGCCAGCGCTCGCTCTCTGGCTGGGTCTTGGCCTCTACCTGCTGGCGTTGCTGGGGGGCTCCTATGCCAAACCGCTACTGGGCGCCGAGTGGCCACTGCTCACCCGTAACGGCCCCTTCTTCTCCCTGCTGTTTGTGGCGCTGGGGGCCCTGCTGCGCCAGCGTCAGTGGCAACCGGATGCCAGCACCGGCTGGCAACTGCTGCTGGCGGGCGTGGCGCTCTATGGCTGTGAAGCCTGGGCGCTGCAGCACTTCGCTGGGGTGCCGCTCACCCGCCACGACTTCCTGCTCGGCTCCCTTCCCTGGGCCCTCGGTCTGTTTGGTCTACTGCTGGCCAACCCCGAATGGGGCAAGGGCAGCTGGCTGGAGCGCCAGGCTCCCAAAGTGCTCGGGATCTACTGTCTGCACATGATGCTGGTGGTCTGGCTCTTCATGTTTGGCCCGCAGGGTGCATCCATCCAGTGGGAGATCGCCAAGGTGCCGCTGCTGCTGGGGTCGTCTCTGCTGGCCTATCATCTGCTGGCGGCCCTGCCGTTCACCCGCAGACTGCTGCGTACCCACTGA
- the mutT gene encoding 8-oxo-dGTP diphosphatase MutT codes for MEQKKRIWVAVGVIENERGDIFIARRSSDRHQGDRWEFPGGKVESGEDLLTALDRELWEEIGIRVQDCAPFMELQHDYPEKQVLLDIWKVTHFSGEPFGKEGQECLWVPVAELHNYHFPDANGPIVARLQGLLA; via the coding sequence ATGGAACAGAAAAAGCGGATCTGGGTGGCGGTTGGCGTCATCGAGAATGAACGGGGCGATATCTTCATCGCCAGACGCTCCTCCGACCGTCATCAGGGGGATCGTTGGGAGTTTCCCGGTGGCAAGGTGGAGTCGGGCGAGGATCTGCTCACCGCGCTGGATCGGGAGCTGTGGGAAGAGATCGGTATCCGGGTGCAGGATTGTGCTCCCTTCATGGAGTTGCAGCACGACTACCCCGAGAAGCAGGTCTTGCTCGATATCTGGAAGGTGACCCATTTTAGCGGCGAACCGTTTGGTAAGGAGGGGCAGGAGTGTCTGTGGGTGCCGGTGGCAGAGTTGCACAACTATCACTTTCCCGATGCCAATGGCCCGATTGTGGCACGGCTACAGGGCCTGCTGGCTTGA